The following are encoded together in the bacterium genome:
- the hemH gene encoding ferrochelatase: protein MNLEKPKTAVVLLQLGGPDSLEAVEPFLYNLFCDPDIIDLPGAFLFRRPLARLISSRRAPKVQALYRRIGNRSPILPQTKLQAQSLQKSLLTSGVTADVLIAMRYWHPFTEEAVRQVAAGGYDRVILLPLYPHYCKATTGSSVNEWNRCVRQFGKRSIPTTLIHSYFDHPLYIESLVGQIRLSLDRIQAEDRKKVHLVFSAHGTPMKLVRDGDPYSRHIRATYEAVVKKGAFGLPHHLCFQSKVGPQKWLEPSLLGAIASLAKEQVSHVLVVPVAFVTDHIETLSEINIEAKEDALKLGIRYFDMTPALIDNNKFIGCLSDLVIQELKRS, encoded by the coding sequence ATGAATTTAGAAAAACCTAAAACTGCTGTTGTGCTGCTTCAATTGGGCGGTCCGGATTCCCTCGAAGCGGTAGAGCCTTTTTTGTATAATCTGTTCTGCGATCCGGATATTATCGACCTGCCCGGCGCGTTTTTGTTTCGCAGACCATTGGCGCGGCTCATCTCGTCACGGCGCGCGCCCAAAGTTCAGGCATTGTACCGACGAATCGGTAACCGCTCTCCCATCTTGCCGCAGACAAAACTTCAGGCGCAGAGTCTGCAAAAGTCTCTGCTAACATCCGGAGTAACGGCAGATGTGCTGATCGCAATGCGATATTGGCATCCTTTTACGGAGGAAGCGGTACGACAAGTTGCTGCCGGCGGATACGATCGTGTCATCCTGTTGCCGCTGTATCCGCATTATTGCAAAGCGACAACCGGTTCCAGTGTGAACGAATGGAATCGATGTGTGCGTCAATTTGGTAAACGTTCAATCCCGACGACGCTAATTCACAGCTATTTCGATCATCCTTTATATATCGAATCTCTTGTAGGGCAAATTCGCCTCAGTCTCGATCGTATTCAGGCCGAAGACCGGAAAAAAGTTCATCTGGTGTTCAGCGCGCACGGCACGCCGATGAAACTGGTCAGGGACGGCGATCCGTATTCCCGCCATATTCGCGCTACGTACGAAGCGGTGGTTAAAAAAGGGGCGTTCGGATTACCGCATCATCTTTGTTTCCAGAGTAAAGTGGGCCCGCAGAAATGGCTGGAGCCATCGCTTTTAGGAGCGATCGCATCGCTGGCGAAAGAACAAGTCTCACATGTGCTTGTCGTTCCGGTTGCATTTGTAACGGATCACATAGAAACGCTTTCTGAGATCAACATTGAAGCAAAAGAAGATGCCCTCAAATTAGGCATACGTTATTTTGATATGACGCCCGCTTTAATTGACAACAATAAATTTATTGGCTGTCTGTCGGATCTGGTTATACAGGAGCTCAAACGGTCATGA
- the hemG gene encoding protoporphyrinogen oxidase yields the protein MITIIGAGISGLTLAWWLHKEGLDVTVVESDSSVGGTMKTLRDGDWLIETGPNSALATTPLFDTLSRELGIESEICFSKPSAKKRYILRDGKLHMLPMSPLSFLNSGLWSCGAKWRLLKEPFISRADKEETLAQFVERRLGREFLDYAINPFVAGVYAGDPAQLSVRDAFPKLYALEKEHGSLIRGAMKKKKRSADDGSVAKNRAEMFSYRMGMQSLPLALHKALGNRVRTGIRVHALSRSGNDTGEFIIKAEENGRAVEWMSDKIVLAVPAYTAGKCVEDLAPETADILKSISYAPAAEIFLGYPASAVRMNLDGFGFLIPEKEKRSILGAIWTSSIFDGRMPEGHVAFTVFVGGARQPELVDQNESALTVLAETELNLIMGIQGSPVYSRVHKWIKAIPQYRIGHGQMMNKLAKTERSMSGLYFTGNYRGGISVGDCLMQSDQLAKRIVKDQTFNTQKNN from the coding sequence ATGATCACGATCATCGGAGCAGGCATATCCGGATTAACATTAGCATGGTGGCTGCATAAGGAGGGTTTAGATGTTACCGTCGTTGAAAGCGATTCTTCTGTCGGCGGGACGATGAAGACGCTGCGTGACGGCGACTGGCTTATCGAAACCGGCCCAAACAGCGCGCTGGCGACCACGCCTTTATTTGACACACTATCCAGAGAACTCGGCATTGAATCTGAAATTTGTTTTTCCAAGCCTTCAGCTAAAAAACGATATATTTTGCGCGACGGAAAACTTCATATGTTGCCGATGTCGCCACTTTCATTTCTGAATTCCGGCTTGTGGTCCTGCGGCGCAAAATGGAGATTATTGAAGGAGCCATTTATTTCACGCGCGGATAAAGAGGAAACGTTGGCGCAGTTCGTAGAACGCCGGCTGGGAAGAGAATTTCTTGATTATGCGATCAACCCGTTTGTTGCCGGTGTGTATGCCGGCGATCCGGCGCAGCTCAGCGTTAGAGACGCTTTTCCAAAACTCTACGCGTTGGAAAAAGAACACGGCAGCCTGATACGCGGCGCGATGAAGAAAAAGAAAAGATCGGCGGACGATGGATCGGTTGCAAAAAACCGCGCCGAGATGTTTTCCTACCGAATGGGTATGCAAAGCCTGCCTTTGGCATTACATAAAGCCTTAGGAAATCGCGTCAGAACAGGTATACGCGTCCATGCATTAAGCCGATCTGGAAATGACACGGGAGAGTTCATTATAAAAGCAGAAGAAAATGGCCGCGCAGTCGAATGGATGTCTGATAAAATTGTTTTAGCCGTTCCGGCTTATACGGCCGGAAAATGTGTTGAAGACCTTGCCCCGGAGACAGCTGATATCCTCAAGTCTATTTCATACGCTCCCGCTGCTGAAATTTTCCTGGGATATCCGGCTTCGGCAGTTCGTATGAACTTAGACGGTTTCGGATTTTTAATTCCGGAAAAGGAAAAAAGGTCTATTCTCGGCGCCATATGGACTTCGTCCATTTTTGACGGACGAATGCCCGAGGGGCATGTTGCCTTTACGGTTTTTGTCGGCGGAGCGCGCCAACCGGAATTGGTTGATCAGAATGAATCGGCATTGACAGTTTTGGCAGAAACAGAATTGAATTTAATCATGGGAATACAGGGATCGCCTGTGTATTCAAGAGTTCACAAATGGATCAAAGCTATTCCGCAATACCGAATCGGCCACGGGCAAATGATGAATAAATTAGCGAAAACGGAAAGAAGCATGTCGGGTTTGTATTTTACGGGAAATTACCGAGGGGGTATTTCGGTTGGCGATTGCCTTATGCAATCTGACCAATTGGCCAAACGAATTGTTAAAGATCAAACTTTCAATACACAGAAGAATAACTAA
- the hemB gene encoding porphobilinogen synthase: protein MSQFPIIRQRRLRMKAPIRAMVRETSLSKNDLIYPLFVIPGKGLKRPVSSMPGVYQLSVDELLKECKEVFAIGIPAVILFGIPEHKDEVGSGAYQDDGIVQQAVRLLKKEIPDLMVITDVCLCEYTSHGHCGIVQGDEIVNDASIKLLALEALSHARAGADMVAPSDMFDGRVAAIRAILDENDFIHLPIMSYAAKFASGFYGPFREAAQSTPQFGDRRSHQMDPANGDEAIREVAEDLAEGADIVMVKPALPYLDIVRRVKETFHVPTAAYNVSGEYAMVKAAAQNGWIDEERVMMETLISIKRAGADLILTYFAKEAAKLLHS, encoded by the coding sequence ATGAGTCAATTTCCTATTATCCGCCAGCGCCGTCTGCGCATGAAAGCTCCGATTCGCGCCATGGTTCGTGAGACAAGCCTGTCAAAGAACGATCTGATCTATCCGCTATTTGTTATTCCCGGCAAAGGACTAAAACGGCCGGTATCTTCGATGCCCGGCGTGTATCAATTATCGGTCGACGAATTGCTCAAAGAATGTAAGGAAGTATTCGCGATCGGAATTCCTGCCGTGATACTTTTTGGCATACCGGAGCATAAGGACGAAGTGGGATCCGGCGCCTATCAAGACGACGGCATCGTTCAGCAGGCCGTTCGATTATTGAAAAAAGAAATTCCGGATTTGATGGTCATTACCGACGTTTGTCTTTGTGAATACACATCGCACGGCCATTGCGGGATCGTTCAAGGCGATGAGATCGTCAACGATGCTTCGATCAAATTACTGGCCCTGGAAGCATTATCGCACGCGCGCGCGGGTGCCGACATGGTCGCGCCATCGGACATGTTTGATGGACGCGTGGCCGCTATTCGGGCGATTCTGGATGAAAATGATTTTATACATCTTCCGATCATGTCTTATGCGGCCAAATTCGCGTCCGGCTTTTACGGTCCGTTTCGTGAAGCCGCGCAGAGTACGCCGCAATTCGGCGACCGCCGTTCCCACCAAATGGATCCGGCGAACGGAGACGAAGCGATCCGGGAAGTTGCTGAAGACCTTGCTGAAGGCGCAGACATCGTGATGGTGAAACCGGCCTTACCTTATCTCGATATAGTTCGCCGTGTGAAAGAAACGTTTCATGTTCCGACCGCCGCTTATAATGTGAGCGGAGAATACGCGATGGTCAAAGCGGCCGCGCAAAACGGCTGGATAGATGAAGAGCGCGTGATGATGGAAACGCTGATCAGTATTAAACGAGCCGGCGCGGATCTTATATTAACTTACTTTGCTAAAGAAGCCGCGAAACTACTCCATTCATAA
- the hemL gene encoding glutamate-1-semialdehyde 2,1-aminomutase has protein sequence MFETPKSESLYQRACKVIPGGVNSPVRAFKSVGRSPLFITKANGSKLWDEDGHSYIDYVGSWGPMILGHAHGPIIDAVQKAASDGTSYGAATELEIEMAEQIIKMVPSVEMVRMVNSGTEATMSAIRLARAFTGREKVIKFAGCYHGHADSFLIKAGSGALTLGVPDSPGVTTSVAAGTLTAQFNNAESVEQLMASHQGQIAAVIVEPVVGNMGCIPPKVGFLNALRDLCTKCGAVLIFDEVMTGFRVAPGGAQELYGIKPDLTTFGKIIGGGLPVGAYGGRKDIMSMVAPLGPMYQAGTLSGNPLAMAAGLVALKTLQERPEIYETLERLSARLENGLNEIIHRSRLPLIQNRVGSMFTLFFTGESVEDYDSAVKADKQRFILYFNAMLQRGIYLAPSQFEAAFMSAAHTEDDIDRTLDSAESSLRFAFDL, from the coding sequence ATGTTTGAAACGCCAAAATCCGAATCATTATATCAGCGCGCATGTAAAGTAATTCCGGGCGGAGTCAATTCCCCCGTTCGCGCATTCAAATCCGTAGGCCGCTCACCCTTATTTATCACAAAGGCAAACGGTTCCAAACTCTGGGACGAAGACGGCCATTCCTACATTGACTACGTCGGTTCGTGGGGCCCGATGATCTTAGGTCATGCGCACGGGCCAATTATTGACGCAGTGCAGAAGGCTGCGTCTGACGGAACCAGTTACGGCGCGGCAACGGAACTTGAGATCGAGATGGCGGAACAGATCATAAAAATGGTTCCATCGGTAGAAATGGTGCGAATGGTAAATTCCGGAACCGAAGCGACCATGAGCGCGATCCGGTTAGCGCGCGCCTTCACAGGCAGGGAAAAAGTTATTAAGTTTGCAGGTTGTTATCACGGACATGCAGATTCGTTTTTGATCAAGGCCGGATCCGGCGCGCTCACATTAGGCGTTCCCGATAGTCCCGGCGTCACTACGTCCGTCGCGGCAGGAACCCTTACCGCGCAATTTAATAACGCAGAATCGGTAGAGCAATTGATGGCATCTCATCAAGGGCAAATTGCGGCCGTGATCGTCGAACCGGTGGTCGGCAACATGGGCTGTATTCCGCCTAAAGTCGGATTTTTAAACGCGCTTCGGGATCTGTGTACCAAATGCGGTGCGGTTCTCATTTTTGACGAAGTTATGACGGGATTTCGCGTAGCCCCTGGAGGCGCCCAGGAATTGTACGGCATCAAACCCGATTTGACAACTTTTGGAAAAATCATCGGCGGCGGATTGCCCGTGGGAGCATACGGAGGGCGAAAGGATATCATGAGTATGGTTGCGCCGCTTGGCCCGATGTATCAGGCAGGAACCCTTTCAGGAAATCCTCTTGCAATGGCCGCAGGCCTGGTCGCGCTTAAAACACTTCAGGAAAGACCTGAAATATATGAAACGCTTGAACGATTATCCGCACGATTGGAGAACGGATTAAACGAAATCATCCATCGATCTCGGTTGCCATTAATACAGAACCGCGTTGGCTCAATGTTTACTTTGTTTTTTACGGGTGAGTCGGTGGAAGATTATGATTCTGCTGTTAAAGCTGACAAGCAGCGTTTTATTTTGTATTTCAACGCCATGTTGCAGCGCGGGATTTATCTAGCCCCATCGCAATTCGAGGCGGCCTTTATGTCCGCCGCGCATACCGAGGATGATATAGATAGGACTCTGGATTCTGCCGAAAGTTCCCTGCGTTTTGCATTCGATTTGTAA